From Triticum urartu cultivar G1812 chromosome 2, Tu2.1, whole genome shotgun sequence, a single genomic window includes:
- the LOC125534907 gene encoding amino acid transporter AVT1I-like: MVIGGAPAHDHEAQSSPEAGGTTFLRTCFNGLNALSGVGLLSIPYALAEGGWSSLLLLLFVSMVCCYTGQLLQKCMGASSDVLGYPEIGALAFGAKGRFAVSAIMYVELYLVAIGFLILEGDNLDKLFPGTSLNLGAGLLISGKHLFVVLAGIVILPTTWLRNLGVLAYVSASGVLASVVLVFCLLWAAVVDGVGFQGKGTVLNFSGLPTALGLYIFCYGGHPVFPTLCNSMHEKNKFSKVLVVCFVVSTLNFGSVAILGYLMYGDDVESQFTLNLPEGKLSSKLAIYTALINPFSKYALMVTPVATAIEEKLLASNQRFVHILVRTFIVISTVIIALTIPFFADLMALVGSLLIVMASMLLPCICYLKIFGTASCSRAEVALMVIIIILGSLVAASGTYFSLQKIIHDF, encoded by the exons ATGGTCATTGGTGGAGCGCCGGCGCACGACCACGAAGCACAGTCCTCGCCGGAGGCCGGCGGGACTACGTTCCTGCGAACCTGCTTCAATGGCCTCAACGCCCTCTCCG GTGTCGGCCTTCTGTCCATCCCTTACGCGCTGGCGGAGGGAGGGTGGTCGAGCCTGCTGCTTCTTCTCTTCGTTTCCATGGTCTGCTGCTACACCGGCCAGCTACTGCAGAAGTGCATGGGCGCATCTTCGGACGTGCTCGGCTACCCGGAGATCGGCGCGCTTGCGTTTGGTGCCAAAGGACGGTTCGCCGTGTCGGCGATCATGTACGTCGAGCTCTACCTCGTTGCCATCGGGTTTTTGATATTGGAGGGGGACAACCTGGACAAGCTGTTCCCGGGCACAAGCCTCAACCTAGGGGCCGGGCTCCTGATCTCGGGCAAGCACCTGTTCGTCGTGCTCGCGGGCATTGTGATCTTGCCCACGACATGGCTCAGGAACCTCGGCGTGCTCGCCTACGTGTCAGCCAGTGGTGTGCTCGCGTCCGTCGTGCTGGTGTTCTGCCTACTCTGGGCCGCGGTGGTCGACGGCGTCGGGTTTCAGGGGAAAGGAACCGTGCTGAACTTCAGCGGCCTGCCAACTGCTCTGGGTCTCTACATTTTCTGCTACGGCGGCCATCCCGTATTCCCAACATTGTGCAATTCCATGCACGAAAAGAACAAGTTCTCCAAG GTACTAGTTGTATGCTTCGTTGTATCTACCCTCAACTTCGGATCCGTGGCTATACTCGGCTACCTCATGTACGGCGACGATGTTGAATCTCAGTTCACCCTGAACCTCCCGGAAGGCAAGCTCAGCTCCAAGCTAGCAATCTACACGGCGCTAATCAACCCGTTCTCAAAGTACGCTCTGATGGTGACTCCTGTCGCCACGGCGATCGAAGAGAAGCTGCTTGCTAGCAATCAGAGGTTCGTCCACATACTGGTCAGAACCTTCATTGTCATCAGCACAGTCATCATAGCCCTCACAATCCCCTTCTTCGCTGACCTCATGGCGCTCGTCGGCTCGCTCCTCATTGTCATGGCTTCGATGCTGCTCCCATGTATCTGCTACCTCAAAATCTTTGGTACGGCAAGCTGCAGCAGGGCTGAGGTTGCGCTCATGGTCATTATTATCATTCTTGGTTCCTTGGTTGCTGCAAGTGGGACATACTTTTCTTTGCAGAAGATTATTCATGATTTCTGA